In Pseudomonas sp. Q1-7, the genomic window GAGAGGGGGCTAACGGTGCCACGAAGGAATCCCTCATGCCCGCCGCCCTCTACCGAATTTTCCTGGCCGTGACCCTGCTGCTGCCCTTCGCAGCCCAGGCCAACGACGCCCACGACTTCGCCGCCGCCAACCCGGCGCAGCAGGCGAAGCTGCTGGAGCGCTGGGCCGCCGAACCCGACGCCACGCGCCAGCCCTTGCTGGACGCCCTGCAGCAGGGCCGCTTCGCCATCGCGTCGAAACAGGCCTTCATCGAACGGGACGGCAGCTTCCACGCCGCCGAAGGTGACGCCCCGCCCGCCGGAACGCCGAAGAAGCTGCGTCTGAACAACCGCCTGCGCGGCCTGTTGATCACCGCCCAGGCCAGCCACCAGTTGCTCGCCGGCGATCCGGCCAGCCGCCTGGAGGGCGCGCGCCAGCTGCAGAAGAGTGCCAAGCCGGCGCAACTCACCCTGCTCAACGAGCGCATGCTGGCGGAGGAAGACGCCGGCGTGCGCGACGCGCTGTCCCTGGCCCTGGCCAACCTGCAACTGGCCGACCCGGACCCGGCCATTCGTCTCGCCGCCGTGCGCCTGCTGGGCGAAACCGGCGATCCGCTGGCGCGCACCCGCCTTGAAGCACTGCTCGATCCCACCGTGGAAACCGACACCGCCGTGCGCACCGCCGCCGAAACCAGCCTGGCCCAGGTGAAGCGCCGGCTGCTGGTCGGCGAGCTGCTCGGCCAGGCCTTCAGCGGTCTGTCCCTCGGCTCGATCCTGCTGCTGGCGGCCCTGGGCCTGGCCATCACCTTCGGCCTGCTGGGGGTGATCAACATGGCCCACGGCGAAATGCTGATGCTCGGCGCCTACACCACCTACCTGGTGCAACTGGGCTTCCAGCGCCTGGCGCCGGATGCACTCGCGTTCTACCCGCTGGCTGCACTGCCGGCGGCGTTCGTCGTCACCGCGCTGATTGGCATGGCGCTGGAGCGCACGGTGATCCGCCACCTCTACGGCCGCCCGCTGGAAACCCTGCTGGCCACCTGGGGCATCAGCCTGATCCTGATCCAACTGGTGCGGGTGATCTTCGGCGCGCAGAACGTCGAAGTGGCCAACCCGGCCTGGCTCTCCGGCGGCATCCAGGTGCTGCCCAACCTGGTGCTGCCGTACAACCGCATCGTGATCATCGGCTTCGCCCTGTGCGTGGTGCTGCTCACCTGGTTGCTGCTGAACCGCACCCGCCTCGGCCTCAACGTCCGCGCCGTCACCCAGAACCGCAACATGGCCGCCTGCTGCGGGGTGCCGACCGGGCGCGTGGACATGCTCGCCTTCGGCCTCGGCTCCGGCATCGCCGGGCTGGGGGGCGTGGCGCTGTCGCAGATCGGCAACGTCGGCCCGGACCTCGGCCAGGGCTACATCATCGACTCCTTCCTGGTGGTGGTCCTCGGCGGCGTCGGCCAGCTCGCCGGCAGCGTGATGGCGGCCTTCGGCCTGGGCGTGGCGAACAAGATCCTCGAACCGCAGATCGGCGCCGTGCTGGGCAAGATCCTGATCCTGGCGCTGATCATCCTCTTCATCCAGAAGCGGCCCCAGGGCCTCTTCGCTCTCAAGGGACGGGTGATCGACTGATGACTCAACCACTCAACCAGACCCTGCTCGCCCGCGCCACGGCCACCCTCGGCCCGCGCACCTCGCTGGCCATCGGCCTCGCCGTGCTGGCGGTGCTGCTGGCCCTGCCGCTGCTGCACCTGCTGCCGGCGGACCACCCGCTGCAGGTCTCGGCCTATACCCTGACGCTGGTGGGCAAGATTCTCTGCTACGCCATCGTCGCCCTCGCCCTGGACCTGGTCTGGGGCTATGCCGGGTTGCTGTCCCTCGGCCACGGGCTGTTCTTCGCCCTGGGCGGCTACGCCATGGGCATGTACCTGATGCGCCAGAGCGCCGGCGATGGCCTGCCGGCGTTCATGAGCTTCCTCGCCTGGACCGAGCTGCCCTGGTACTGGACCGGCACCCAGCACTTCCTCTGGGCGCTGTGCCTGGTGGTGCTGGCGCCCGGCCTGCTGGCCCTGGGGTTCGGCTTCTTCGCCTTCCGCTCGCGGATCAAAGGCGTGTACTTCTCGATCATGACCCAGGCCCTGACCTTCGCCGGCATGCTGCTGTTCTTCCGCAACGAGACCGGCTTCGGCGGCAACAACGGCTTCACCGACTTCAAGCGCATCCTCGGCTTCGACATCACCGCGCCGGGCACCCGCGCGGTGCTGTTCCTCGCCACGGTGGCGCTGCTGGTGGGCAGCCTGCTGCTGGGCTGGCGCCTGGCGCGGAGCAAGTTCGGCCGGGTGCTCACCGCCCTGCGCGACGCCGAGAACCGCCTGATGTTCTGCGGCTACGACCCGCGCGGCTACAAGCTGTTCATCTGGGTGCTGTCGGCGGTGCTCTGCGGCCTGGCCGGGGCGCTCTACGTGCCCCAGGTGGGCATCATCAACCCCAGCGAGATGTCCCCCACCAACTCCATCGAGGCCGCCGTCTGGGTCGCCCTCGGCGGGCGCGGCTCGCTGGTCGGCCCGCTGCTCGGCGCCGGCCTGGTCAATGGCATGAAAAGTTGGTTCACCGTGGCCTTCCCCGAGTACTGGCTGTTCTTCCTCGGCGCCCTGTTCATCCTGGTCACCCTCTACCTGCCCAAGGGCGTGATCGCGCTCGTCCGCAAAGGAGAGAAATGATGCGTGCGACCCCGGTCCCCGAATTCATGCTCGAACCCGCCTTCGACCCTGCCGGCAGCGGTCGCGATGCCCTGGGCGTCGGCCGCGTCGCCGGCCCCGGCCTGGACGTGCGCCACGGCACCATCCTCACGTTGGAAGACATCAGCGTCAGCTTCGACGGCTTCAAGGCCCTGCGCGACCTCAACCTCTACATAGGCGTGGGCGAGCTGCGCTGCATCATCGGCCCCAACGGCGCGGGCAAGACCACGCTGATGGACGTGATCACCGGCAAGACCCGCCCCGACACCGGCAAGGCCTGGTTCGGCGAAACCCTCGACCTCACCCGCATGAGCGAGGTGGAGATCGCCCAGGCCGGCATCGGCCGCAAGTTCCAGAAACCCACGGTGTTCGAGGCGCTCAGCGTGTTCGAGAATCTGGAGCTGGCGCAGAAAACCGACAAATCGGTGTGGGCCAGTCTGCGGGCGAAGCTCTCCGGTGAGCAGAAAGACCGCATCGACGAGGTGCTGGCGACCATCCGCCTGGAGACCGCGCGCCATCGCCCGGCGGGCCTGCTCTCCCACGGCCAGAAGCAATTCCTCGAAATCGGCATGCTGCTGATGCAGGACCCGCAGCTGCTGTTGCTCGACGAACCGGTGGCGGGAATGACCGACGCCGAGACCGAGTTCACCGCCGAGCTGTTCAAGGGCCTGGCCCGCCAGCACTCCCTGATGGTGGTGGAGCACGACATGGGCTTCGTCGGCAGCATCGCCGACCAGGTCACCGTGCTGCACCAGGGCCACGTCCTGGCCGAAGGCTCCCTGGCCGAGGTGCAGGCCAACGAACAGGTGATCGAGGTCTACCTCGGCCGCTGAAGAATCGTAGGGTGGATGACGCTTTTCTCATCCACCAGGCCAGGCACGGTGGATCGATGAAGCGCGATCCACCCTACGCAATGACAAGGACATCGACATGCTGAAAGTCGAACATCTCCACCAGTACTACGGCGGCAGCCACATCCTCCGTGGCCTCTCCTTTGACGCGAAGGTGGGCGAGGTCACCTGCCTGCTCGGGCGCAACGGCGTGGGCAAGACCACCCTGCTCAAATGCCTGATGGGCCTGATCCCGGCCAAGGAAGGCGCGGTGAACTGGGAAGGCCGCGCCATCACCGGCTTCAAGCCGCACCAGCGGGTCCACGCCGGTATCGCCTACGTGCCCCAGGGCCGCGAAATCTTCCCGCGTCTGACGGTGGAGGAGAACCTGCTGATGGGCCTCTCCCGCTTTCCAGCCAAGGACGCAAAGGCGGTGCCGGAATCCATCTACGAACTCTTCCCGGTGCTGCGGGAGATGAAGCACCGTCGCGGCGGCGATCTTTCCGGCGGCCAGCAGCAACAACTCGCCATCGGCCGCGCCCTGGCCAGCCAGCCGCGCCTGCTGATCCTCGACGAGCCCACCGAAGGCATCCAGCCCTCGGTAATCAAGGAAATCGGCGTGGTCATCCGCACACTCGCCGAGCGTGGCGACATGGCCATCCTGCTGGTGGAGCAGTTCTACGACTTCGCCGCCGAACTGGCCGACCAGTACCTGGTGATGAGCCGGGGCGAGATCATCCAGCAGGGTCGTGGCGAAAACATGGAAGCGGAGGGCGTGCGCGGCCTGGTAACCATTTAGAATCGCCACT contains:
- the urtE gene encoding urea ABC transporter ATP-binding subunit UrtE, encoding MLKVEHLHQYYGGSHILRGLSFDAKVGEVTCLLGRNGVGKTTLLKCLMGLIPAKEGAVNWEGRAITGFKPHQRVHAGIAYVPQGREIFPRLTVEENLLMGLSRFPAKDAKAVPESIYELFPVLREMKHRRGGDLSGGQQQQLAIGRALASQPRLLILDEPTEGIQPSVIKEIGVVIRTLAERGDMAILLVEQFYDFAAELADQYLVMSRGEIIQQGRGENMEAEGVRGLVTI
- the urtB gene encoding urea ABC transporter permease subunit UrtB; its protein translation is MPAALYRIFLAVTLLLPFAAQANDAHDFAAANPAQQAKLLERWAAEPDATRQPLLDALQQGRFAIASKQAFIERDGSFHAAEGDAPPAGTPKKLRLNNRLRGLLITAQASHQLLAGDPASRLEGARQLQKSAKPAQLTLLNERMLAEEDAGVRDALSLALANLQLADPDPAIRLAAVRLLGETGDPLARTRLEALLDPTVETDTAVRTAAETSLAQVKRRLLVGELLGQAFSGLSLGSILLLAALGLAITFGLLGVINMAHGEMLMLGAYTTYLVQLGFQRLAPDALAFYPLAALPAAFVVTALIGMALERTVIRHLYGRPLETLLATWGISLILIQLVRVIFGAQNVEVANPAWLSGGIQVLPNLVLPYNRIVIIGFALCVVLLTWLLLNRTRLGLNVRAVTQNRNMAACCGVPTGRVDMLAFGLGSGIAGLGGVALSQIGNVGPDLGQGYIIDSFLVVVLGGVGQLAGSVMAAFGLGVANKILEPQIGAVLGKILILALIILFIQKRPQGLFALKGRVID
- the urtC gene encoding urea ABC transporter permease subunit UrtC; protein product: MTQPLNQTLLARATATLGPRTSLAIGLAVLAVLLALPLLHLLPADHPLQVSAYTLTLVGKILCYAIVALALDLVWGYAGLLSLGHGLFFALGGYAMGMYLMRQSAGDGLPAFMSFLAWTELPWYWTGTQHFLWALCLVVLAPGLLALGFGFFAFRSRIKGVYFSIMTQALTFAGMLLFFRNETGFGGNNGFTDFKRILGFDITAPGTRAVLFLATVALLVGSLLLGWRLARSKFGRVLTALRDAENRLMFCGYDPRGYKLFIWVLSAVLCGLAGALYVPQVGIINPSEMSPTNSIEAAVWVALGGRGSLVGPLLGAGLVNGMKSWFTVAFPEYWLFFLGALFILVTLYLPKGVIALVRKGEK
- the urtD gene encoding urea ABC transporter ATP-binding protein UrtD, translated to MRATPVPEFMLEPAFDPAGSGRDALGVGRVAGPGLDVRHGTILTLEDISVSFDGFKALRDLNLYIGVGELRCIIGPNGAGKTTLMDVITGKTRPDTGKAWFGETLDLTRMSEVEIAQAGIGRKFQKPTVFEALSVFENLELAQKTDKSVWASLRAKLSGEQKDRIDEVLATIRLETARHRPAGLLSHGQKQFLEIGMLLMQDPQLLLLDEPVAGMTDAETEFTAELFKGLARQHSLMVVEHDMGFVGSIADQVTVLHQGHVLAEGSLAEVQANEQVIEVYLGR